The Brassica napus cultivar Da-Ae chromosome C7, Da-Ae, whole genome shotgun sequence genome has a segment encoding these proteins:
- the LOC106389641 gene encoding zinc finger protein CONSTANS-LIKE 15: MSSSERHPCDFCGERTAVLFCRADTAKLCLPCDQQVHTANLLSKKHVRSQICDNCGNEPVSVRCFTDNLVLCQDCDWDVHGSCSVSDAHVRSAVEGFSGCPSALELAALLGIDLGGRKEENEGSSTTMMMMTTMESFGMKLDSWVTGSNVLQELVVPVPKETTSFRKRGSSCGRYKQVLCKQLEELLNNGDGEAREGLMVPEMTERMGRARDAQEINSGGEVIQQPPTTSFTSLLWNADNPSASSGGGRTTQIWDFNLGQSRDTKDAYVTKDDKSFTINSFVDLMNDTCSTKPKGVKQICQDDCYRPTSSQVPATSESSNLPLTFSSEKGSNSAASCKTTRVVATKADLEQLAQYRDNAMQRYKEKRKTRRYDKTIRYESRKATADTRLRVKGRFVKATEAP, translated from the exons ATGAGCAGTTCCGAGAGACATCCGTGCGATTTCTGCGGCGAGCGAacggcggttctgttctgtagAGCCGACACGGCGAAGCTCTGTTTACCCTGTGACCAGCAAGTGCACACCGCGAATCTCCTCTCCAAAAAGCACGTGCGATCTCAGATCTGCGATAATTGCGGCAACGAGCCTGTCTCCGTCCGGTGCTTCACCGACAACCTCGTCTTGTGTCAGGACTGCGATTGGGATGTCCACGGGAGCTGTTCCGTCTCCGACGCTCATGTCCGCTCCGCCGTCGAAGGGTTCTCCGGCTGTCCATCGGCGTTGGAGCTCGCCGCTTTGTTGGGAATCGATCTGGGAGGGAGGAAAGAAGAGAACGAAGGGTCGTcgacgacgatgatgatgatgacgacgatGGAGAGTTTCGGGATGAAGCTGGATTCGTGGGTTACTGGATCTAACGTTTTGCAAGAGCTGGTTGTGCCGGTGCCCAAGGAGACGACGTCGTTTAGGAAGCGTGGGTCTAGCTGTGGGAGGTATAAGCAGGTGTTGTGCAAACAGCTTGAGGAGTTGCTCAATAATGGTGACGGAGAAGCAAGGGAAGGGCTTATGGTTCCGGAGATGACAGAGAGAATGGGACGGGCGAGAGATGCACAGGAAATCAATAGCGGTGGAGAAGTTATCCAGCAGCCTCCCACGACGTCGTTTACTTCGTTGCTGTGGAATGCTGATAATCCTAGTGCTAGTAGTGGTGGTGGCCGGACTACTCAG ATATGGGATTTTAACTTGGGACAGTCAAGAGACACTAAAGATGCATATGTAACAAAAGATGATAAATCATTCACAATCAACAGCTTTGTTGACCTCATGAATGATACTTGCTCCACTAAACCCAAAGGTGTTAAACAGATTTGCCAG GATGATTGCTATCGACCAACTTCAAGCCAGGTGCCAGCAACATCTGAGAGCAGCAATCTTCCACTTACATTTAGCTCCGAGAAAGGCTCAAACTCCGCCGCTAGCTGTAAGACCACGAGAGTAGTGGCAACCAAGGCTGATCTGGAGCAACTGGCTCAGTACAGAGACAATGCAATGCAGCGTTACAAGGAAAAAAGGAAAACTCGGAG ATATGATAAGACGATAAGGTATGAATCGAGGAAGGCAACAGCTGATACAAGGTTGCGTGTCAAAGGACGATTTGTGAAAGCTACTGAAGCTCCTTAA
- the LOC106384575 gene encoding uncharacterized protein LOC106384575: MAALDVDTVSKYLERSMQNCSLSNQRMSFEDGFGVTDESDGDHIPIIDITLELNSHIPVPYHLEQCLDLKTGDVNRNSGMRVKKDPRKLVSSSYADQFSGDSIVTVFSEEGSSYYESEESSSESSREIYKEEVLVVAGCKACFMYFMVPKLLTDCPKCEAQLLHFWSTTLSFSLDLLFSFLVFFIFIFTKICWLPFFFLILLLYHKILIGLVVCQSH; this comes from the exons ATGGCGGCCCTGGATGTGGATACGGTATCGAAATATCTGGAGAGATCGATGCAGAACTGTTCACTGAGTAACCAGAGAATGAGTTTCGAAGATGGGTTTGGTGTGACGGACGAGAGCGATGGAGATCATATACCGATCATAGATATAACGTTGGAGCTCAATTCTCACATCCCTGTTCCTTACCATTTGGAACAGTGTCTTGATCTTAAG ACAGGAGACGTAaaccggaacagtggaatgagAGTGAAGAAAGATCCGAGGAAATTGGTCAGTAGCAGCTATGCAGATCAATTCAGTGGAGACTCCATTGTAACTGTGTTTTCAGAAGAAGGTAGCTCGTATTACGAGAGCGAAGAGTCTTCATCAGAGTCATCGAGAGAAATTTACAAAGAAGAAGTTCTTGTGGTAGCTGGTTGCAAAGCTTGTTTCATGTATTTCATGGTCCCTAAACTCTTAACGGATTGCCCCAAGTGTGAAGCTCAGCTTCTCCACTTTTGGTCGACCACATTAAGCTTCTCCTTAGACctccttttttctttcttagtttttttcatttttatcttcACAAAGATTTGTTggttgccttttttttttcttattctccttttatatcataaaatattaattggtCTTGTAGTATGTCAATCGCATTAA